The following are from one region of the Sciurus carolinensis chromosome 5, mSciCar1.2, whole genome shotgun sequence genome:
- the LOC124985785 gene encoding basic proline-rich protein-like, whose product MHRRRRLADCSALLPRTAASGVNGSCRSASGAPGSPPGRALPGAGFTTNFAGQGREGGGRLSTQSQVAGPGGPATVPGQRPAPLEGRRGGGHRCSYSGLARGSQLGPAPRSLSLTCLTPPQPGPALFRRLAVPAPPPPPAPGAVRTAPRPHPTRCPPRRRSPGEPGRELFALNGPRLRAEQPPPFYAPPPQPQAPPLGEGPSRPSLELPGPEPAGT is encoded by the exons ATGCACCGGAGACGGCGGTTGGCCGACTGCTCCGCGCTCCTGCCCCGGACGGCGGCGTCCGGGGTCAACGGCTCCTGCCGCTCGGCATCGGGCGCTCCCGGATCTCCCCCGGGGCGCGCTCTGCCCGGCGCCGGCTTCACCACAAACTTTGCGGgccaggggagagagggaggtggcCGACTCTCAACACAGTCCCAGGTGGCCGGGCCAGGGGGGCCCGCGACGGTGCCCGGCCAGAGACCAGCCCCGCTGGAGGGGCGGAGAGGGGGCGGGCACCGCTGCAGCTACTCAGGGCTCGCTCGGGGCTCCCAGCTGGGGCCGGCCCCCCGGAGCCTGTCACTCACCTGCCTAACCCCGCCCCAGCCCGGCCCCGCTCTCTTCCGCCGGCTGGCGgtgcccgcgccgccgccgccacccgCCCCAGGTGC GGTGCGCACCGCCCCCCGGCCCCACCCAACCAGGTGCCCGCCCCGCCGCCGGTCTCCCGGGGAGCCCGGCCGGGAATTATTCGCCCTCAATGGCCCCCGGCTGCGTGCGGAGCAGCCTCCTCCCTTCTACGCGCCACCGCCCCAACCTCAGGCCCCGCCCCTCGGGGAGGGGCCGTCCCGTCCCTCCCTGGAACTGCCTGGCCCGGAGCCGGCAGGCACGTGA